A genome region from Rhodospirillales bacterium RIFCSPLOWO2_02_FULL_58_16 includes the following:
- a CDS encoding permease, whose protein sequence is MQIYLPIAEMSVNVFLILGMGGMVGVLSGLFGVGGGFLVTPLLIFIGIPPAVAVATGANEIVASSVSGVLAHWRRANVDFKIGMVMLVGGVVGSTFGVFLFTFLRDLGQIDLVIKLSYVAFLGTIGGLMFIESTYSMMRSKRRQAPRRRHRHTWMHGLPFKMRFRRSRLYISALLPLTIGFVVGVLAAIMGVGGGFVMVPAMIYILGMPTAVVVGTSLFQIIFVTANVTLLQAVNNQTVDVVLALLLLTGGVIGAQIGARMGNKLQGEHLRVLLAMMVLGVCAKLAYDLVVTPPDLFSLGIGGA, encoded by the coding sequence ATGCAGATATACCTCCCCATCGCGGAGATGTCCGTAAACGTTTTTCTTATCCTCGGCATGGGGGGGATGGTCGGCGTTCTGTCGGGACTGTTCGGCGTCGGCGGCGGATTCCTGGTGACGCCGCTATTGATTTTCATCGGCATCCCGCCGGCGGTGGCGGTGGCTACCGGAGCCAACGAAATTGTCGCCTCCTCGGTGTCCGGCGTTCTCGCCCACTGGCGGCGCGCCAATGTTGATTTCAAGATCGGCATGGTTATGCTGGTCGGAGGCGTCGTCGGCTCCACCTTCGGCGTATTCCTGTTTACCTTCCTGCGCGATCTCGGCCAGATCGACTTGGTGATCAAACTATCATACGTCGCCTTTCTTGGAACTATCGGCGGCTTGATGTTTATCGAAAGCACATATTCGATGATGCGCTCCAAACGCCGACAGGCGCCGCGCAGGCGCCATCGCCATACATGGATGCACGGCCTGCCCTTCAAGATGCGCTTTCGCCGTTCGCGCCTTTACATCAGCGCCCTGCTGCCGCTGACTATCGGTTTCGTAGTCGGTGTGCTGGCGGCGATCATGGGCGTCGGCGGCGGGTTCGTAATGGTTCCGGCGATGATTTACATTCTCGGCATGCCGACGGCGGTAGTTGTCGGCACTTCCCTGTTCCAGATTATTTTCGTCACCGCCAACGTCACCCTGCTGCAAGCCGTCAACAACCAGACGGTGGACGTGGTGCTGGCGCTGCTGCTGCTGACGGGAGGCGTTATCGGCGCCCAGATCGGCGCCAGGATGGGAAACAAGCTGCAAGGAGAACACTTGCGCGTCCTGCTGGCGATGATGGTGCTGGGGGTATGCGCCAAACTGGCCTATGATCTGGTGGTAACGCCGCCGGACCTGTTTTCATTGGGTATAGGGGGCGCCTGA
- a CDS encoding universal stress protein: protein MSDNPDDHDSKKTPPREEGRTFLCVVDNTEELSQALRFACRRAVRSGGRVALLYVIEPVEFQHWMAVGNLMREERREEAEEMINVVASVVQKRTGSTPVIFIREGNLTDELIKLIDEEKEISVLVLGAATGAEGPGPIISYLVGKMAGRLRIPITIVPGSLTDEQIDAIT from the coding sequence ATGTCCGATAATCCTGACGACCACGATAGCAAGAAAACTCCCCCTCGCGAGGAAGGACGCACTTTCCTGTGCGTGGTTGACAATACCGAGGAGTTGAGTCAGGCGCTCCGCTTCGCCTGCCGCCGGGCCGTACGCTCCGGAGGTCGCGTAGCTCTTCTGTATGTCATTGAACCGGTCGAGTTCCAGCACTGGATGGCGGTAGGCAACCTGATGCGCGAAGAGCGCCGCGAGGAAGCGGAGGAAATGATCAACGTTGTCGCCTCGGTGGTGCAAAAACGCACAGGCTCGACGCCGGTGATCTTCATTCGCGAAGGCAACCTTACCGATGAACTGATCAAGCTGATCGACGAGGAAAAAGAGATATCGGTGCTGGTGCTGGGCGCCGCCACCGGCGCCGAAGGCCCCGGCCCCATCATCAGCTACCTCGTCGGGAAGATGGCCGGCCGCCTGAGAATTCCCATAACCATCGTCCCCGGATCGCTGACCGACGAACAAATCGACGCTATCACCTAA
- a CDS encoding putative toxin-antitoxin system toxin component, PIN family, translating into MIRPRLVLDTNVLLSALLFYAGSVAWLRHAWQSDTIRPLAGRDTTAELIRVLSYPKFKLTDEDRENLLGDYLPWCETVTVPNPTEVPDCRDPFDRPFLALALVAKADALITGDKDLLVMAKSFPVPILTPAAFRDIMPKANMDE; encoded by the coding sequence ATGATCAGGCCGCGCCTCGTCCTCGACACCAATGTTCTGCTCTCGGCCCTGCTGTTCTACGCCGGGTCTGTGGCGTGGCTGCGCCATGCCTGGCAGTCGGACACCATCCGTCCGCTGGCCGGTCGCGACACCACGGCGGAACTGATCCGGGTGCTGTCGTACCCGAAGTTCAAACTGACGGATGAGGATCGCGAGAACCTGCTGGGCGACTATCTGCCGTGGTGTGAAACCGTCACTGTGCCGAACCCGACCGAGGTTCCTGACTGCCGCGACCCGTTCGACCGCCCGTTTTTGGCGTTGGCGCTGGTCGCTAAGGCCGATGCGCTGATAACCGGCGACAAGGACCTGCTGGTCATGGCAAAATCGTTCCCTGTACCGATTCTGACGCCTGCCGCGTTCCGGGATATAATGCCGAAGGCAAATATGGATGAATGA
- a CDS encoding AbrB family transcriptional regulator, with amino-acid sequence MLAKLTSKNQLTLPKAVLSFCQGTEYFDVAEDNGRIVLTPVRLNRADAVRSKLADLGITEDDATDAVSWARDGAKRAG; translated from the coding sequence ATGCTTGCTAAACTGACGTCCAAGAACCAGTTGACCCTGCCCAAGGCGGTGCTGTCGTTTTGCCAAGGCACGGAGTATTTCGATGTGGCCGAAGACAACGGGCGCATCGTGTTGACGCCCGTGCGCCTCAACCGCGCCGACGCCGTCCGCTCCAAGCTGGCCGATCTCGGCATTACCGAGGACGACGCAACCGACGCAGTGTCTTGGGCGCGTGACGGGGCCAAGCGCGCCGGATGA
- a CDS encoding amino acid-binding protein — MANAALISIFCPDRVGLVASVAGRLFDLGINLGDTTFAVLGTGAEFTTVCELPDGMAPEEVEEELRGLEDMKNARLTVARFDLSTEQGPFGHITHRIKVIGGDRPGLIARLCEVFIQFKANIVRLNAVREPSARGGKYVVRIGVWIPDHSARSCLATIANTAGGLGLECSWEDVR, encoded by the coding sequence ATGGCAAATGCGGCCTTAATCTCTATTTTCTGTCCCGACCGCGTCGGTCTGGTGGCTTCCGTCGCCGGTCGGCTGTTTGATCTGGGCATCAATCTCGGCGACACCACCTTCGCCGTTCTGGGAACCGGCGCCGAATTCACCACCGTCTGCGAACTTCCCGACGGCATGGCGCCGGAAGAGGTGGAGGAAGAGCTTCGCGGGCTTGAGGATATGAAAAACGCCCGGTTGACCGTCGCCCGCTTTGATCTTTCCACTGAACAAGGGCCTTTTGGGCATATCACCCACAGGATCAAGGTGATCGGCGGCGATCGCCCCGGCCTGATCGCCCGCCTGTGCGAAGTCTTCATTCAGTTCAAAGCCAATATCGTCCGCCTCAACGCGGTCAGGGAGCCGAGCGCCAGGGGCGGCAAATATGTCGTGCGGATCGGCGTCTGGATTCCTGATCACAGCGCCCGGTCCTGTCTGGCCACCATCGCCAATACCGCCGGCGGCCTCGGCCTCGAATGCAGTTGGGAAGACGTAAGGTAA